CCCTACATAACCTTCATAGAAGGACTCCACATCCATGTCGGCTTTGTCAGATTCCACGACAACGATGGTTTCACCCTTCTCAACCCGCTCCCCCTCTGACTTATTCCAGGAGACAATTTTCCCCTCGGTCATCGTAGAACTCAGGGCGGGCATGAAGACTTCGTAGATCATGATGAGCGTCTCGGCTGGCGTGCAGATTGCTAATTATTGCAGCCTCTCATTCTACAGTGCACCTGATCCCCCTTCAGTTGGTTTCGGCACTGCTTAGGCTCAAATCTCGCCGCGAATTGCCTCAATAATGCCATCACGCAGCAGAATCTCTACTTGCATTTTGCCAACGAGATTATCGCCCTTGTTGACCTGAAAGTAGCTATCGAGCTGTCCTTGCACCACTTCCTGCCCCATCTCCAGAATCTGCACCTGGTTGAGTTGCTGCAATACCTGGTTTTTCTGGTTGAGCAACTCCGCCTTGCGGTTGTTGAATTGCAACTGCAGGTCATCAAGTTGCTGCTTGCTAGCGCCACTAGGCCCTGTAGGCAACTGGATGCTTTGTTTTTGGATTTCGGAAAGCATACGTGAGTACTGCTGCTCGACTCGCTGAATTTCACCGTCGAGCTGGTTCAACTGAGCTTGCAGTTGCTGCTGGGCTTCGTCGCGCCAGCGAGGGGTAACTACAGCTTTGATCGTGACGTTGCGCTTGAGCAGCAGAGAGGAGGCAAGATCCATGTGTGGGGCAACTAGAGTGACTAAACTAACGTGAACTGAAAGCGAACTGGACCAGAGCTTGAGCTAAATTGAGCGACTGGTTGAACGAACGAGAACCCGTCGAACAGCAGGCGCTAATCGAACATCTCGCTAATCATATCCCGGTAACGCTGGGCGACAACCGGACGACGGACCTTGAGGGTTTGCGTCAACATGCCATTTTCTTGAGTGAAAGCTTCGCTTAAGAAGCGCACTGGCCCAATCCGGTCATCGGCACGGTAGCCTGGTCGGTTCTTGACTTCTCGCTTGAGTTCTGACTGGATCAGCTCGTAAAACGGCTTCTTGCTAAGGTCAAGCTGCTCTGGCTCAGCAGGGGTAATGCCCTGAGTAATAGCCCACTGTGCTAGCGCTTCTCGGTTAGGAACGATCAAGGCACCCAGCATTTTTTGGTCCTGTCCCACCAGCATGATCTGCTCAATGTACGGGCTGCGCAGGCAAGCGTCTTCAATCGGCTGTGGCTCGATATTCTCGCCATTGGTCAGCACAATCGTGTCTTTGGCCCTGCCAGTGAGCACCAGATCGCCATCGGGACTAAGCCAGCCCAAATCGCCCGTATCGAACCAGCCTTGAGGGTCAATGGCTTTGTTAGTGGCTTCCGGATCCCGGTAGTAGCCCTGCATCACCTGCGGTCCTCGGGCCAAGACCAAACCTTGCTGCTCGGCAGGCAGAGGCTGGCGACTGTCGAGATCGACAATCTTGATTTCAGTTTTGGGTAGCGGTCGTCCTGCCGAGCCTCGTAGATTGTGATCGGGCCGACGCACAGTCAGCACTGGCGAGGTTTCGGTCAGACCGTATCCCACCAAGATTTCAATTCCCACCTGCTCAAAAAACAGATCCAGGTGGGGAGCCAGTGAGCCGCCGCCACTGATCACCCAATCCAGATTGCCCCCGGTGGCCTCGCGGATTTTGCCATAGACCAGGCGCTCCCCCAAAGCATATAAAGGCCACAAACTAGCAGCCCGAAGACCAGCCAGGGCACGGGTTGCAGCCGAAGCGTTTAGATGCTCCAAGCTCATGTTGTCGGCAATGCGACGGTTGAGGAGGTAGTTTTGACCAGCCTGCAACAATGTCTGGACTAGCCTGCCTTTAGCCCCAGTTTGCTCGCGTAGATTCTTCTGAGCACCTTCGTAGATGGTTTCCCAGATGCGCGGTACAGCAACCATGTAGTTGGGCTTGTACTGCTTTAGGTCAGCTTTGATGTGGCGGATCGACGTGTAGATCTGCGTGCAGCCACAGGACAGCAAAAAGTATTCACAGGCGCGCTCGTAGGAGTGCCAGGTGGGCAAAATGCTCAGTATATTAGCGCCGACTTCGGGCCGTAACACGGTACCAAAGGTCGTGACCTGATGCAGCAGATTCCCGTGGCTGAGCATGACCCCCTTCGGCTTACCAGTCGTGCCCGAAGTGTAGATTAGGGTTGCCAAGGTGTCAGGAGTGATTTCAACTGCGCCAATATCGCGGTTGTCTCCTTTTTCCAGAACTTGTTTAAAGTTCAAGATGCCCTCAGGCGGGGTCTCATCCGAGAGCAGAATTGTGCGCTCAATCGGCAGTTTACCGACCTCCGGCTGGAGTTTTTTCAGGGCAGCTAGAGTTTCAATCACTAGAGTGTTACTGCCGCTGTGCTCCAGAATGTACAGCAGTTCTTCACGGTCGGCTTGGGGGCTGCGGGTAGCATCAGCCGCTCCTAGGGCCAAAATGCCCTGGTCTGCAATCATCCAGCGCGGGCAATTATCTGAGATCAGGGCAACGCGGTCACCAGGTTGCACGCCCAAACTGCGCAAGCCAGCCCCGAAGCGTAACAACTGATCGTAGAACTGGTCGAAGGTCAGGCTGACTTCTGGTTTGCTGTGGGGATCCCTGAGCGCAACCCGGCTTCCATAGAGCTGGGCTGCTTGTTGCCAAATCTCACGGAGGCTACGGGCGTTAGAAAAATCAGTAGGCGTCTTGCTCATGGGACTATCCTGACAGGCTACAGATTGCTGAACCATTTCAATAGTGGTCGCTAAAGGGCAGGGTTTTAGCTGACTTTGTGCCACGACTATAGTTGGCCTGACAAGTGGACAACAAAGCCACTGGCATTATGGTTGAACTATGCCAGAGCCTCTCCCACCGTCAAGACTGCATCGGGTTCTCATTCGCCTGTTCGGCGTCGGCGCGGGGGTGTTGCTAGCTCTCGTCTTATTGGCGGCGGCCCTGCCGGTCTTAGTTGACCCGAGCCCCTATCGATTGCCCTTGGAACAGGCACTCTCGCAGGCCACGGGGATGGTGGCTAGTTTAGAGCAATTAGAGGTTCGCAGTCCCCTTCGGCATTGGGGACAACCGGCCTTGGTCGCTCGTCTCCGTCTGGTGGAGCCGAGCTCTACCGAAGTAGCGCTGGCAGCACCTCAGTTGGCGGTTCGGCTAGCCTTACGGCCACTTCTGCGAGGACAACTCCAACCCAGTCAGATCACGATTGAGGGAGCTAACTTGCTGCTGCATCGCCACGTTGATGGCCTCTGGAACTGGCAGCCCCTTCTCAACCATCTAAACGAAACGCCGGGACAACCCACTGCGCTGGAATGCCTGAATACAACGCTCACGTTGGTTGACGACACAACAATTACAGCAAACCGTCGCACACCAGCCACCTATCGCCTTACCCAGACTCACCTGCACCTAGCTAAGCTCGGTGCTAGCGGTAGCCCACTCAAGCTTGATGCTCAGTTTCTGGGGGAGCAGGAGCCTGTGCCCCTGCACTTGCAGGGCAAGGTGGCCTGGAATGGGGAAGTAGATGTGCAGTTGCGAGCCACAGGACTCCGGCCCCAACGCTTTCGTCCCTATTGGCAGCCTTGGTTGGGCTTAAGAGAACTCGATGCAGCGTCTGACCTCAACTGGCATCTGAGTGGACGCTGGCCTGAGGGTTTGAGCATTGTGGGCAGCACGCAGTTGCAAGACTTGAACTGGCAGTGGTCAACTATTTGGGGGCCTGATCCCTTTCATCTAGACGAACTCAAGCTAGATGTGAATGGGCTGTTTGGACCTGACCAAGTTCAATTGCAACGGCTGACCTTAACGGCAACTGATTGGGCAGCGCTAGCCACAGGTAGGATCCAGACTTTAGAGCCAAACCGGAACCCTCAAGTTGCTCTAGAGATTGTCACTAGCTGGCTCGATCCCTACCGCGCCCGTCATAGCCTGCCGCTGGCTGCCGTACCGGAGCCCTACAGGGGTTTGTTGCAAACTGCTTCTGGCCAGGGTGACATGCGATCTGAACTGACCCTACAAGGTCACCTCAGTAAGCCTCAAATCGAGGGGATTGTCGAGTTCAATCACTTGGCAATAGCGTCACCAGAACTGGCTCGGCCCATCGATGCAGTCGATGGCCAAGTGCTTTTGAAGGATGGCCAACTCAAGTTTCGAGATTTGCGTTTGCGGCTGAGCGATAGCGCACTGGTGCTGAGTGGTCAGTTAAATTCTGAGCGAGTTCAGGTGCAGGTACAAGGGCAGGGCGTTCAGTTA
Above is a genomic segment from Leptolyngbya sp. FACHB-261 containing:
- a CDS encoding long-chain fatty acid--CoA ligase, which codes for MSKTPTDFSNARSLREIWQQAAQLYGSRVALRDPHSKPEVSLTFDQFYDQLLRFGAGLRSLGVQPGDRVALISDNCPRWMIADQGILALGAADATRSPQADREELLYILEHSGSNTLVIETLAALKKLQPEVGKLPIERTILLSDETPPEGILNFKQVLEKGDNRDIGAVEITPDTLATLIYTSGTTGKPKGVMLSHGNLLHQVTTFGTVLRPEVGANILSILPTWHSYERACEYFLLSCGCTQIYTSIRHIKADLKQYKPNYMVAVPRIWETIYEGAQKNLREQTGAKGRLVQTLLQAGQNYLLNRRIADNMSLEHLNASAATRALAGLRAASLWPLYALGERLVYGKIREATGGNLDWVISGGGSLAPHLDLFFEQVGIEILVGYGLTETSPVLTVRRPDHNLRGSAGRPLPKTEIKIVDLDSRQPLPAEQQGLVLARGPQVMQGYYRDPEATNKAIDPQGWFDTGDLGWLSPDGDLVLTGRAKDTIVLTNGENIEPQPIEDACLRSPYIEQIMLVGQDQKMLGALIVPNREALAQWAITQGITPAEPEQLDLSKKPFYELIQSELKREVKNRPGYRADDRIGPVRFLSEAFTQENGMLTQTLKVRRPVVAQRYRDMISEMFD
- a CDS encoding AsmA family protein → MPEPLPPSRLHRVLIRLFGVGAGVLLALVLLAAALPVLVDPSPYRLPLEQALSQATGMVASLEQLEVRSPLRHWGQPALVARLRLVEPSSTEVALAAPQLAVRLALRPLLRGQLQPSQITIEGANLLLHRHVDGLWNWQPLLNHLNETPGQPTALECLNTTLTLVDDTTITANRRTPATYRLTQTHLHLAKLGASGSPLKLDAQFLGEQEPVPLHLQGKVAWNGEVDVQLRATGLRPQRFRPYWQPWLGLRELDAASDLNWHLSGRWPEGLSIVGSTQLQDLNWQWSTIWGPDPFHLDELKLDVNGLFGPDQVQLQRLTLTATDWAALATGRIQTLEPNRNPQVALEIVTSWLDPYRARHSLPLAAVPEPYRGLLQTASGQGDMRSELTLQGHLSKPQIEGIVEFNHLAIASPELARPIDAVDGQVLLKDGQLKFRDLRLRLSDSALVLSGQLNSERVQVQVQGQGVQLVQLQALLASKSLQALRNQLPIQPSLEGLADLNLQVQGTLAALEIKGEVALIEAMLHPGALQGEVQGEAQTVEFSPPVAEPSSLFSPRPPLLQ
- a CDS encoding YlqD family protein, whose translation is MDLASSLLLKRNVTIKAVVTPRWRDEAQQQLQAQLNQLDGEIQRVEQQYSRMLSEIQKQSIQLPTGPSGASKQQLDDLQLQFNNRKAELLNQKNQVLQQLNQVQILEMGQEVVQGQLDSYFQVNKGDNLVGKMQVEILLRDGIIEAIRGEI